The following coding sequences are from one Microbacterium sp. SORGH_AS_0969 window:
- a CDS encoding pirin family protein — MTRLDVAPEASEGPVECDGPRALMIEAREVPLGGVRAMEVHRTLPHRALPMVGAWCFLDRFGPQETLMRVEPHPHIGLQTVTWPIIGEVRHRDAVGSDVVVRPGALNLMTSGEGIAHSEYSVGDEAIPLDALQLWVALPESRRHGAPAFERHEDLPVLDLGDGADAVVVMGELGTVTSPATVHTPIVGAELRLPAGVRVRIPLRPDWEHGLYGMIGIADVETGMDAVDADAARRSSPSARDDGTASVDGSRLLYLGTGRDHVDVVSADGARVFLLGGEPFEADIVMWWNFVGRSHDEIVEAREAWEARAPRFGQVVDHGPERIPAPPLPAVRLTPRRRR, encoded by the coding sequence ATGACCCGACTCGACGTCGCGCCAGAGGCATCCGAAGGCCCCGTCGAGTGCGACGGGCCTCGCGCCCTCATGATCGAGGCGCGCGAGGTTCCGCTGGGCGGCGTGCGCGCCATGGAGGTGCACCGCACGCTCCCGCACCGCGCGTTGCCGATGGTCGGCGCCTGGTGCTTCCTCGACCGATTCGGTCCGCAGGAGACACTCATGCGCGTCGAGCCGCACCCGCACATCGGCCTGCAGACCGTAACCTGGCCGATCATCGGCGAGGTGCGTCATCGGGATGCCGTGGGCAGCGACGTCGTGGTGCGCCCGGGTGCGCTCAACCTCATGACCAGCGGTGAGGGCATCGCACACTCGGAGTACTCGGTGGGCGACGAGGCGATCCCGCTGGACGCCCTGCAGCTGTGGGTCGCGCTCCCCGAGTCGCGCCGTCACGGAGCTCCTGCTTTCGAGCGGCACGAGGATCTCCCCGTCCTCGATCTCGGCGACGGCGCGGACGCGGTCGTCGTCATGGGCGAGCTGGGCACGGTGACCTCCCCCGCGACCGTGCACACGCCGATCGTCGGCGCTGAACTGCGCCTCCCGGCCGGCGTGAGAGTGCGCATCCCTCTCCGACCCGACTGGGAGCATGGACTCTACGGAATGATCGGCATCGCGGATGTCGAGACGGGAATGGATGCCGTCGACGCCGACGCCGCACGGCGCTCTTCCCCCTCGGCGAGGGACGACGGCACGGCATCCGTCGACGGATCCCGCCTGCTCTACCTCGGCACGGGACGGGACCACGTCGACGTCGTCAGCGCGGACGGCGCTCGGGTCTTCCTGCTCGGCGGCGAGCCGTTCGAGGCGGACATCGTCATGTGGTGGAACTTCGTCGGTCGTTCGCACGACGAGATCGTCGAGGCGCGCGAAGCCTGGGAGGCGCGTGCCCCGCGCTTCGGGCAGGTCGTCGACCACGGCCCCGAGCGCATCCCCGCTCCGCCGCTCCCGGCGGTGCGCCTGACGCCGCGTCGGCGGCGCTGA
- a CDS encoding cation acetate symporter, with product MNPVFDLAAVGLLIAVTAVLGFSGVRLSRTTGDFFVASHSVGSVWNASAISGEYLSAGTFLGLAGLVLLSGSEGFWFPIGYAAGYLLVLLFVAAPLRRSGAYTIPDFVEARLESRAARRITSVVVLMIGWLYIVPQLHGASLALGVVADVPRWTGAVVVATLVAGIVAAGGMRAITAVQAFQYWLKLTALLVPAVFLLVVLSQGGRDLDPAAIFPADYGPGAVDTYATVSLLLALLLGTIGLPHVLVRFYTSPNGGSARRTTVVVIVLIGAFYAVSSTMGLIARVVAPDLAVRGLADTVVLALPSRLLPGVVGELLTALIVAGAFAAFLATSSGLVVSLAGVVSQDVFGGSVRSFRLSAVLCTVVPLAVALLTEPEGLVSSVGAVFVFAASTLSPVLLLGVWWPRLTARGAVAGMVVGAVACGAAFVAGGMIPDAEGWGAVLAQPAAWTIPLTTAVIVAVSLSDRAGVPFRVERYLARLHTPDS from the coding sequence GTGAACCCGGTGTTCGATCTCGCCGCGGTGGGGCTGCTGATCGCCGTCACCGCGGTGCTGGGCTTCTCGGGCGTGCGCCTGTCGCGCACGACGGGTGACTTCTTCGTCGCCTCGCACAGCGTCGGGAGCGTGTGGAACGCCTCGGCGATCAGCGGCGAGTATCTCTCGGCCGGGACGTTCCTGGGGCTCGCGGGCCTCGTGCTGCTCTCGGGCTCCGAGGGGTTCTGGTTCCCGATCGGGTACGCGGCCGGATATCTGCTCGTCCTCCTCTTCGTCGCCGCGCCGCTCCGGCGCAGCGGCGCGTACACGATCCCCGACTTCGTCGAGGCGCGGCTCGAGTCGCGCGCGGCCCGGCGGATCACGAGTGTCGTCGTGCTGATGATCGGCTGGTTGTACATCGTGCCGCAGCTGCACGGGGCGAGCCTCGCCCTCGGCGTCGTGGCCGACGTGCCCCGGTGGACCGGTGCCGTGGTGGTGGCCACCCTCGTCGCCGGGATCGTCGCCGCGGGAGGCATGCGAGCGATCACCGCCGTGCAGGCGTTCCAGTACTGGCTCAAGCTCACCGCGCTGCTCGTGCCCGCGGTCTTCCTCCTCGTCGTGCTGTCGCAGGGCGGGCGCGACCTCGACCCCGCCGCGATCTTCCCCGCCGACTACGGGCCCGGCGCCGTCGACACCTACGCGACGGTGTCGCTGCTGCTCGCCCTCCTGCTCGGGACGATCGGGCTCCCGCACGTGCTCGTGCGCTTCTACACGAGCCCGAACGGCGGGTCGGCCCGACGCACGACCGTCGTCGTCATCGTGCTCATCGGCGCGTTCTACGCCGTGTCGTCGACGATGGGACTCATCGCGCGGGTGGTGGCACCCGATCTGGCGGTGCGCGGTCTCGCCGACACGGTCGTCCTCGCGCTGCCTTCGCGCCTCCTCCCCGGCGTGGTGGGCGAGCTGCTCACGGCGCTCATCGTCGCGGGAGCCTTCGCCGCCTTCCTCGCGACCTCGTCGGGTCTGGTCGTCTCGCTCGCGGGCGTCGTCAGCCAGGACGTGTTCGGCGGCAGCGTCCGTTCGTTCCGTCTGTCGGCGGTGCTGTGCACGGTGGTGCCCCTCGCGGTCGCGTTGCTGACCGAACCCGAGGGTCTCGTGTCGAGCGTCGGCGCGGTGTTCGTGTTCGCGGCATCCACGCTCTCGCCCGTTCTCCTTCTCGGGGTCTGGTGGCCGCGTCTGACGGCGCGGGGCGCGGTCGCGGGCATGGTGGTGGGCGCGGTCGCGTGCGGCGCGGCGTTCGTGGCCGGAGGGATGATCCCGGATGCCGAGGGCTGGGGCGCCGTCCTCGCTCAGCCTGCGGCCTGGACGATCCCGTTGACCACCGCCGTGATCGTGGCGGTGTCGCTGAGCGATCGCGCGGGGGTTCCGTTCCGCGTCGAACGCTACCTGGCACGTCTGCACACCCCGGATTCCTGA
- a CDS encoding LytTR family DNA-binding domain-containing protein, whose translation MSVAVLVADDEAPARAELVALLSADPRVAEVHAAASGAEALRILDRFDVAVAFLDIHMPGLSGFDLARGLARLRERPAIVFVTADDAGAVEAFDVEAVDFVLKPVRVERLYRSLGRALAARADANADDDETIAVSIGSTTRLVRRAEIRWVQASGDYSRLYTPTCDHLVRLPLSDLADRWAHAGFVRVHRSYLVHRDAIVEVRLSGAAPSVVLAEIELPVSRRLVPSVRDALLR comes from the coding sequence GTGAGCGTCGCGGTCCTGGTCGCCGACGACGAGGCGCCGGCGCGCGCCGAACTGGTCGCGCTGCTCTCGGCCGACCCGCGCGTGGCCGAGGTGCACGCGGCGGCGAGCGGGGCCGAGGCGCTGCGCATCCTCGACAGGTTCGACGTCGCGGTGGCGTTCCTCGACATCCACATGCCAGGGCTCTCGGGGTTCGACCTCGCCCGCGGTCTGGCGCGCCTGCGCGAGCGCCCCGCGATCGTCTTCGTCACCGCCGACGATGCCGGGGCCGTCGAGGCGTTCGACGTCGAGGCCGTCGACTTCGTGCTGAAACCCGTCCGTGTCGAACGTCTCTACCGATCGCTCGGGCGCGCCCTCGCGGCGCGCGCGGACGCCAACGCAGACGACGACGAGACGATCGCGGTCAGTATCGGGTCGACGACGCGCCTGGTTCGTCGTGCCGAGATCCGCTGGGTCCAGGCCAGTGGCGACTACTCGCGCCTCTACACCCCGACCTGCGACCACCTGGTGCGCCTGCCGCTGTCCGATCTCGCCGATCGCTGGGCGCACGCCGGCTTCGTCCGCGTGCACCGGTCGTACCTCGTGCACCGGGATGCCATCGTCGAGGTGCGCCTGTCGGGTGCGGCGCCGTCGGTGGTCCTGGCCGAGATCGAGCTCCCGGTCAGTCGGCGGCTCGTCCCGTCGGTGCGCGACGCTCTGTTGCGCTGA
- the recQ gene encoding DNA helicase RecQ, translated as MTSSGAAPEPYADAPPEPFGGYDDPYADVDWDPDLFAPPDDLDAPPPPVDPTSAFARAAAATGTARELPAVRDFTGRDPREVLHEVYGYDAFRGDQADIVQHVVDGGDAVVLMPTGGGKSVTYQVPALVRPGTGLVVSPLIALMHDQVEALIANGVRAGYLNSTQAPAERQAVEQAYLAGELDLLYVAPERLNGAQTLGLLSRGRLSVIAIDEAHCVSQWGHDFRPDYLALGDLADRFPGVPRMALTATATPATAQEIVERLRLRDARGFVASFDRPNIQYRIDAKVDPRRQLVQFIKSQPEGSAGIVYALSRKSVEQTATYLSTQGLDALPYHAGLDASVRAANQSRFVREDGVIMVATIAFGMGIDKPDVRFVAHIDLPKSVEGYYQETGRAGRDGDPSVVWMAYGLGDVVQQRRMIDQSPGDRSYKMRLGQHLDAMLALCETVGCRRQNLLDYFGQKSEPCGNCDTCLTPPDTWDGLIAAQKLLSTIVRLQRERGQAFGAGHLIDILRGAKTERISQQGHDRLSTYGLGADLSDQDWRSVIRQLLARGIIVAQGDYGTLALSEASAGVLRGETPVPLRRDVLGRSGGGSSRPRTSGADDVAPDDRGLFEALRAWRAEKAREQGVPAYIVFGDATLRAIAAARPASIGDLDGITGIGAKKREAYGDGILTVVAAN; from the coding sequence GTGACTTCTTCCGGCGCCGCCCCCGAGCCCTACGCCGACGCGCCGCCCGAGCCGTTCGGCGGGTACGACGACCCGTACGCCGACGTCGACTGGGACCCCGATCTCTTCGCCCCGCCCGACGATCTCGATGCTCCGCCGCCGCCCGTCGACCCCACCTCCGCCTTCGCGCGCGCCGCGGCCGCGACCGGCACCGCGCGCGAACTCCCGGCGGTGCGCGACTTCACCGGTCGCGACCCGCGCGAGGTCCTTCACGAGGTCTACGGGTACGACGCCTTCCGCGGCGACCAGGCCGACATCGTGCAGCACGTCGTCGACGGGGGAGACGCTGTCGTGCTCATGCCCACCGGCGGAGGCAAGAGCGTCACGTACCAGGTGCCCGCGCTCGTGCGGCCGGGCACCGGACTCGTCGTCAGCCCCCTGATCGCGCTCATGCACGACCAGGTCGAAGCGCTCATCGCCAACGGCGTGCGCGCGGGGTACCTCAACTCGACGCAGGCCCCGGCCGAGCGCCAGGCGGTCGAGCAGGCGTACCTCGCGGGCGAGCTCGACCTGCTCTACGTCGCCCCCGAGCGACTGAACGGCGCTCAGACGCTCGGGTTGCTCTCGCGCGGTCGTCTGAGCGTGATCGCGATCGACGAAGCGCACTGCGTGTCGCAGTGGGGTCACGACTTCCGTCCCGACTACCTCGCGCTCGGCGATCTGGCCGACCGCTTCCCCGGGGTGCCGCGCATGGCGCTCACGGCCACGGCGACCCCGGCCACCGCGCAAGAGATCGTCGAACGGCTGCGGCTGCGCGACGCCCGCGGCTTCGTCGCGAGCTTCGATCGGCCCAACATCCAGTACCGCATCGACGCCAAGGTCGATCCCCGGCGCCAGCTCGTGCAGTTCATCAAGAGTCAGCCCGAGGGCTCTGCGGGCATCGTCTACGCACTGAGCCGCAAGAGCGTCGAGCAGACGGCGACCTATCTCTCGACGCAGGGGCTCGACGCCCTGCCGTATCACGCGGGTCTCGACGCCTCCGTGCGCGCCGCGAACCAGTCCCGGTTCGTGCGCGAAGACGGGGTGATCATGGTCGCCACGATCGCGTTCGGCATGGGCATCGACAAGCCCGACGTGCGCTTCGTCGCCCACATCGACCTGCCCAAGTCGGTCGAGGGCTACTACCAAGAGACCGGCCGCGCCGGCCGCGACGGCGACCCCTCGGTCGTGTGGATGGCCTACGGCCTCGGCGACGTGGTGCAGCAGCGCCGCATGATCGACCAGTCACCGGGCGATCGCTCCTACAAGATGCGACTCGGCCAGCACCTCGACGCCATGCTCGCCCTGTGCGAGACGGTCGGATGCCGCCGCCAGAACCTCCTCGACTACTTCGGGCAGAAGTCCGAACCGTGCGGCAACTGCGACACGTGCCTCACCCCGCCCGACACGTGGGACGGTCTGATCGCCGCGCAGAAGCTGCTGTCGACCATCGTTCGCCTACAGCGCGAGCGCGGTCAGGCGTTCGGAGCGGGGCACCTGATCGACATCCTCCGCGGCGCGAAGACCGAGCGCATCTCCCAGCAGGGGCACGATCGGCTCAGCACCTACGGGCTCGGCGCCGACCTCTCCGATCAGGACTGGCGAAGTGTCATCCGTCAGCTGCTCGCCCGGGGAATCATCGTCGCACAGGGCGACTACGGCACCCTCGCGCTGAGCGAGGCGTCGGCGGGCGTGCTGCGCGGGGAGACCCCGGTGCCGCTCCGCCGCGACGTCCTGGGTCGCAGCGGCGGGGGCTCCTCGCGCCCGCGGACCTCGGGCGCCGACGACGTGGCCCCCGACGACCGCGGCCTCTTCGAGGCCCTGCGCGCGTGGCGCGCCGAGAAGGCCCGCGAACAGGGCGTTCCGGCGTACATCGTCTTCGGCGACGCCACGCTCCGGGCCATCGCCGCTGCGCGCCCCGCGTCGATCGGCGACCTCGACGGCATCACCGGCATCGGCGCCAAGAAGCGCGAGGCGTACGGCGACGGCATCCTGACGGTGGTCGCCGCGAACTGA
- a CDS encoding sensor histidine kinase — translation MLDAPLLAGAAGVVVGAALTLALVFARRFALAPRDLGSDAERATHRTLHLAAAAASALRGGREEPDAARAAKHLRTLLAADAVAIVDATADRVALDGPETLTASARRIAARVRETGRRQVFTESDGDAVGAPIVVDGRVWGAVIAFASPVRGPLVRATGDVAEWCAAQLELAGLDASRAALAEAELRALRAQISPHFIYNALTAIASFISTDPPRARDLVLEFADFTRYSFRRQGEFTTLAEELRSIHSYLELERARFGDRLSVRLRIAPETLATVIPFLSVQPLVENAVRHGLEPGERGGVITVTSIDDGTHTEVVVDDDGVGMDPEELATLLDLDATSTHVGLRNVDARLRQLYGPAGGLVVETNVGSGTAVRLRVPKSQPRHETALP, via the coding sequence ATGCTCGACGCACCGCTGCTCGCCGGGGCTGCGGGGGTCGTCGTCGGTGCGGCGCTGACCCTCGCGCTCGTCTTCGCGCGCCGCTTCGCGCTCGCGCCGCGCGACCTGGGGAGCGACGCCGAGCGGGCGACGCACCGAACCCTGCACCTCGCCGCCGCAGCGGCATCCGCCCTCCGCGGGGGACGGGAAGAACCGGATGCCGCCCGCGCGGCCAAGCATCTGAGGACGCTCCTCGCCGCCGACGCGGTGGCGATCGTCGACGCGACCGCGGATCGGGTCGCGCTGGACGGCCCTGAGACGCTGACGGCGTCGGCGCGCCGCATCGCTGCGCGCGTGCGCGAGACCGGACGCCGACAGGTGTTCACCGAGAGCGACGGCGATGCCGTGGGGGCGCCGATCGTCGTCGACGGGCGCGTCTGGGGAGCGGTGATCGCCTTCGCGTCGCCCGTGCGCGGACCGCTCGTGCGCGCGACGGGCGACGTCGCCGAGTGGTGCGCGGCGCAGCTCGAGCTGGCGGGTCTCGACGCCTCTCGTGCCGCGCTCGCCGAGGCGGAGCTGCGCGCCCTGCGGGCGCAGATCAGTCCGCACTTCATCTACAACGCGCTCACGGCGATCGCCTCGTTCATCTCGACCGATCCGCCGCGCGCCCGCGACCTCGTGCTCGAGTTCGCCGACTTCACCCGGTACTCGTTCCGCCGTCAGGGGGAGTTCACGACGCTCGCCGAAGAGCTGCGCAGCATCCACTCGTACCTCGAGCTCGAACGCGCCCGGTTCGGCGACCGGCTGTCGGTGCGCCTGCGGATCGCTCCCGAGACCCTCGCGACGGTGATCCCGTTCCTGTCCGTCCAGCCCCTCGTCGAGAACGCCGTGCGGCACGGCCTCGAACCGGGGGAGCGCGGCGGGGTCATCACGGTGACCTCGATCGACGACGGCACGCACACCGAGGTCGTGGTCGACGACGACGGGGTCGGCATGGACCCCGAGGAGCTCGCGACCCTGCTCGACCTCGATGCGACGTCGACCCACGTGGGGCTGCGCAACGTCGATGCGCGACTGCGCCAGCTCTACGGACCCGCCGGCGGTCTCGTGGTCGAGACGAACGTCGGCTCGGGAACGGCCGTGCGCCTGCGGGTGCCGAAGTCGCAGCCGCGACACGAGACGGCGCTGCCGTGA
- a CDS encoding ECF transporter S component — protein MASASVLSTRVLLVCAAIGVGTGILGGAAGWLTLAVLAAAPWAYGLVLGSHVLPGIIAQQVIRRPWVALVTHVLAALVASAMAPQWTFRFLGTAILIGGIQEGVAALTRYRVWAAARFFISAVIVGVVIAVPVWFAGDIASLAPIARVAAVAISILGPVAWTAVGLAIGSGLRGAGVARGLSTPR, from the coding sequence ATGGCCTCGGCATCCGTTCTCTCGACCCGCGTGCTGCTCGTCTGCGCGGCCATCGGGGTGGGGACGGGCATCCTCGGCGGAGCGGCCGGATGGCTGACCCTCGCGGTCCTCGCCGCGGCACCGTGGGCCTACGGGCTGGTGCTGGGCTCGCATGTTCTGCCCGGGATCATCGCGCAGCAGGTCATCCGCCGCCCCTGGGTCGCGCTCGTCACCCACGTGCTCGCCGCCCTCGTCGCGAGCGCGATGGCGCCGCAGTGGACCTTCCGCTTCCTGGGCACCGCGATCCTGATCGGCGGAATCCAGGAGGGCGTGGCGGCCCTCACCCGTTACCGCGTGTGGGCCGCGGCCCGCTTCTTCATCTCGGCGGTCATCGTCGGCGTCGTGATCGCCGTCCCGGTGTGGTTCGCGGGCGACATCGCGAGCCTCGCCCCGATCGCGCGGGTCGCGGCGGTGGCGATCAGCATCCTGGGTCCGGTGGCGTGGACGGCCGTGGGCCTGGCCATCGGCTCGGGACTGCGCGGCGCGGGCGTGGCGCGCGGTCTCTCGACGCCGAGATGA
- a CDS encoding CGNR zinc finger domain-containing protein codes for MHLNPYGEYAVLLAASLANDWPADRDGVEQRARDLGMSMEFPVGTDDHERTREVIDAWLRVVDEPDEDARAALLNAQMAEVTAYPRLTNHNGEGWHLHYRDENDALPRVLAAVISVGTALHLVTRGQDRLGRCEAEPCVNVVVDVTRNGRQRYCSVRCANRAAVRRHRARA; via the coding sequence ATGCATCTCAACCCTTACGGCGAGTACGCGGTCCTGCTCGCCGCGTCGCTCGCGAACGACTGGCCCGCCGACCGCGACGGCGTGGAGCAGAGGGCGAGGGATCTGGGCATGTCGATGGAGTTCCCCGTCGGCACCGACGATCACGAGCGCACGCGCGAGGTCATCGACGCGTGGTTGCGGGTCGTCGATGAGCCCGATGAGGACGCCCGCGCCGCTCTACTCAACGCCCAGATGGCCGAGGTCACGGCCTACCCCCGGCTCACCAACCACAACGGCGAAGGCTGGCACCTGCACTACCGCGACGAGAACGACGCGCTCCCGCGCGTGCTCGCCGCGGTCATCTCGGTCGGCACCGCGCTGCACCTCGTCACCCGCGGTCAGGACCGCCTCGGCCGCTGCGAGGCGGAGCCGTGCGTCAACGTCGTCGTCGACGTCACGCGCAACGGACGCCAGCGGTACTGCTCGGTGCGCTGCGCGAACCGCGCGGCCGTACGGCGGCATCGCGCGCGTGCGTGA
- a CDS encoding carbon starvation CstA family protein, giving the protein MSASVDDDVVTDPTLPPVAVPPDKLRSRWTPAKIALWVGIALLGGLAWTMLAIVRGETVNAIWFVFAAVCTYLIGYRFYSKVIERYITRPDDRRATPAERKQDGKDYVPTDRRVLYGHHFAAIAGAGPLVGPVLAAQMGYLPGTIWIIVGVILAGAVQDYLVLFFSMRRGGRTIGQMARDELGKIGGTAAILASLLIMLIIVAILALVVVNALGESPWGVFSVSMTIPIALFMGLYLRYIRPGRITEISIIGFVLLIGAIIAGGWVASTEWGYAAFHLDRSVIAWGIIIYGFVAAVLPVWLLLAPRDYLSTFMKVGVIVMLAGAIVLVRPEISVPAFSEFAGGQTGPVFSGPIFPFLFVTIACGALSGFHALIASGTTPKLVEKERQTRFIGYGGMLMESFVAIMALVAALSIDRGIYFAMNASPAATLGTVEGAVAFVNGLGLAGVNLTPDMLTTTAAAVGETSIVSRTGGAPTLALGLAHIMQQALGGQAMMAFWYHFAIMFEALFILTAVDAGTRVARFMLQDSIGTVLPKFKDLSWRPGVWICTAVMVAGWGSILILGVTDPLGGINTFFPLFGIANQLLAAIALAVVLAIVAKRGRSYFRWLWIVALPLAFAAVVTITASMYKIFSPVPAVGYWANHFAFRDALAAGKTEFGTAKTVAAMEAVVRNTFVQGVLSVIFVTLAIVVIVMAVIVTIKALRNGGGADLEDAPVASRRFAPAGFLATKPEREIEKEWEALPADHPDRPTASAHH; this is encoded by the coding sequence ATGAGCGCTTCCGTCGACGACGATGTCGTCACCGACCCGACCCTTCCCCCGGTCGCCGTCCCTCCCGACAAGCTCCGGAGCAGATGGACCCCCGCGAAGATCGCGCTGTGGGTCGGCATCGCGCTGCTGGGCGGCCTCGCTTGGACGATGCTCGCGATCGTGCGCGGAGAGACGGTGAACGCGATCTGGTTCGTGTTCGCCGCCGTCTGCACGTACCTCATCGGCTATCGCTTCTACTCGAAGGTGATCGAGCGCTACATCACGCGCCCGGACGACCGTCGAGCGACCCCCGCCGAGCGCAAGCAGGACGGCAAGGACTACGTCCCCACCGATCGCCGTGTGCTCTACGGCCACCACTTCGCCGCGATCGCCGGCGCCGGTCCCCTGGTCGGGCCCGTGCTCGCCGCGCAGATGGGCTACCTCCCCGGCACGATCTGGATCATCGTCGGCGTGATCCTCGCCGGCGCGGTGCAGGACTACCTCGTCCTCTTCTTCTCGATGCGCCGGGGCGGCCGCACGATCGGGCAGATGGCGCGAGACGAGCTGGGCAAGATCGGCGGCACCGCCGCGATCCTCGCGAGCTTGCTGATCATGCTGATCATCGTCGCGATCCTCGCGCTCGTCGTCGTCAACGCGCTCGGCGAGAGCCCGTGGGGCGTCTTCAGCGTCTCGATGACGATCCCGATCGCGCTGTTCATGGGTCTCTACCTGCGTTACATCCGCCCGGGTCGCATCACCGAGATCTCGATCATCGGTTTCGTCCTGCTGATCGGGGCGATCATCGCCGGCGGCTGGGTCGCCTCGACCGAGTGGGGATACGCCGCCTTCCACCTTGACCGCTCCGTCATCGCCTGGGGCATCATCATCTACGGCTTCGTCGCGGCGGTGCTGCCGGTGTGGCTGCTCCTCGCTCCCCGTGACTACCTCTCGACCTTCATGAAGGTCGGCGTCATCGTGATGCTGGCGGGGGCGATCGTGCTCGTGCGCCCCGAGATCTCGGTGCCCGCGTTCAGCGAGTTCGCCGGCGGACAGACTGGACCGGTGTTCAGCGGCCCCATCTTCCCGTTCCTCTTCGTCACGATCGCGTGCGGCGCGTTGAGTGGATTCCACGCGCTCATCGCCTCGGGAACGACGCCCAAGCTCGTCGAGAAGGAGCGTCAGACGCGCTTCATCGGCTACGGCGGCATGCTCATGGAGTCGTTCGTCGCGATCATGGCGCTCGTCGCCGCCCTCTCGATCGACCGCGGCATCTACTTCGCGATGAACGCCTCGCCGGCGGCCACCCTGGGCACGGTCGAAGGTGCCGTCGCGTTCGTGAACGGGCTGGGGCTCGCGGGCGTCAATCTGACGCCCGACATGCTCACGACCACGGCCGCGGCCGTCGGTGAGACCTCGATCGTCTCGCGCACCGGCGGCGCCCCGACCCTCGCGCTCGGCCTCGCGCACATCATGCAGCAGGCCCTCGGCGGTCAGGCGATGATGGCGTTCTGGTACCACTTCGCCATCATGTTCGAGGCCCTGTTCATCCTCACGGCGGTGGATGCCGGAACCCGCGTCGCCCGCTTCATGCTCCAGGACTCGATCGGCACCGTCCTCCCGAAGTTCAAGGATCTGTCGTGGCGCCCCGGCGTCTGGATCTGCACGGCGGTCATGGTCGCGGGATGGGGATCGATCCTGATCCTCGGTGTCACCGATCCGCTCGGCGGCATCAACACGTTCTTCCCGCTGTTCGGCATCGCCAACCAGCTGCTCGCGGCGATCGCGCTCGCCGTGGTGCTCGCGATCGTCGCGAAGCGCGGCCGGTCTTACTTCCGCTGGCTGTGGATCGTCGCCCTGCCCCTGGCTTTCGCCGCGGTCGTCACGATCACGGCGTCGATGTACAAGATCTTCTCGCCGGTTCCGGCGGTGGGGTACTGGGCGAACCACTTCGCGTTCCGCGACGCGCTGGCCGCGGGCAAGACCGAGTTCGGCACCGCGAAGACGGTCGCGGCGATGGAAGCGGTCGTGCGCAACACGTTCGTGCAGGGCGTGCTGTCGGTGATCTTCGTCACGCTCGCGATCGTCGTGATCGTCATGGCCGTCATCGTGACGATCAAGGCCCTGCGGAACGGCGGCGGTGCCGACCTCGAGGACGCCCCCGTGGCATCCCGTCGCTTCGCCCCCGCCGGCTTCCTCGCCACGAAGCCCGAGCGCGAGATCGAGAAGGAGTGGGAAGCCCTGCCGGCCGACCACCCCGACCGTCCGACCGCGTCGGCGCACCACTGA
- a CDS encoding heavy metal transporter, with protein sequence MTEETPRRPRVRVTASGSARMPRPATRGFALPGHAPDEADDVFSRGLVRAQLRLAIGCVAAFLVVAGAFAVAIAALPALGDPVLFGVPLSWLAQAYGFYPLILVFALIFVRAAARNERRYRHLADPGSDA encoded by the coding sequence ATGACCGAAGAGACGCCGCGCCGTCCTCGCGTCCGGGTCACGGCATCCGGATCCGCTCGGATGCCGCGCCCGGCGACGCGCGGCTTCGCGCTGCCGGGACACGCCCCTGACGAGGCCGACGACGTGTTCTCGCGCGGGCTCGTGCGGGCGCAGCTCCGTCTCGCGATCGGCTGCGTCGCCGCGTTCCTCGTCGTCGCGGGGGCATTCGCGGTCGCGATCGCAGCGCTTCCCGCGCTGGGTGACCCGGTGCTGTTCGGCGTGCCGCTGTCGTGGCTCGCGCAGGCGTACGGCTTCTATCCGCTGATCCTCGTCTTCGCGCTCATCTTCGTGCGCGCGGCGGCGCGCAACGAACGGCGCTATCGCCACCTCGCCGACCCCGGATCCGACGCGTGA
- a CDS encoding GNAT family N-acetyltransferase — translation MTDALTVTRNDDTHRYEIHVGEELGGFLEFRPAGEGRVVLPHTEVDSAFKGRGLGSTLASEALGDLARRGDSVIPSCPFVAHYLREHDVPGLIIEWPHDTDAADSADPSEPA, via the coding sequence ATGACCGACGCACTGACCGTGACCCGCAACGACGACACCCACCGCTACGAGATCCACGTGGGCGAGGAGCTGGGCGGGTTCCTCGAGTTCCGTCCCGCGGGCGAGGGCCGCGTCGTCCTTCCGCACACCGAGGTCGATTCCGCGTTCAAGGGACGCGGCCTCGGCTCGACGCTCGCAAGCGAAGCCTTGGGCGATCTCGCCCGCCGCGGCGACAGCGTCATCCCCTCGTGCCCGTTCGTGGCGCACTACCTCCGCGAGCACGACGTTCCCGGCCTCATCATCGAGTGGCCGCACGACACCGACGCGGCCGATTCGGCCGACCCCAGCGAACCGGCATGA
- a CDS encoding YbdD/YjiX family protein has translation MALVRAESGSALARVGARLARLARGIRWYVTTLMGDRAYDVYVAHHRVHHPGESPLTERQFWRQRAADQDANPGARCC, from the coding sequence ATGGCTCTGGTGCGCGCGGAATCCGGTTCGGCCCTCGCCCGCGTGGGGGCGCGCCTCGCGCGGCTCGCGCGTGGCATCCGGTGGTACGTGACGACGCTCATGGGCGACCGCGCCTATGACGTGTACGTCGCGCACCACCGGGTGCACCACCCGGGCGAGTCGCCTTTGACCGAACGGCAGTTCTGGCGGCAGCGGGCGGCGGATCAGGATGCCAATCCCGGCGCGCGCTGCTGCTGA